One Massilia sp. 9096 genomic window carries:
- a CDS encoding DUF3025 domain-containing protein, whose amino-acid sequence MFEAFAQIDWARPWYDAVRPSFDSLGLEASADGFFIDAFNINAARLALHNQAGQPIRFIPQDDLPPGVAYEAHIGATGCVPTRDNLHDFFNGLVWQTFPLIKRELNALQAAQIARAGVTQARGPARDAATIFDENAALLVARDDEAGRALVDGLRAHEWHDTLFLRRDAFLRDAQCWLFGHALMEKLVAPRKAITAHVRVLFAPAAWFGLDWDARRAWIDAQVAATLAREGLSTAGFTPLQVLGVPGWWPGQDEAFYLDQSVFRPKRPDKHPNPKEGA is encoded by the coding sequence CCCGTGGTACGACGCGGTGCGCCCTAGCTTCGACAGCCTCGGCCTGGAAGCGAGCGCGGACGGCTTCTTCATCGACGCCTTCAATATCAACGCGGCCCGGCTGGCGCTGCATAACCAGGCCGGCCAGCCGATCCGCTTCATCCCGCAGGACGATCTGCCGCCAGGGGTCGCCTACGAAGCGCACATCGGCGCCACCGGCTGCGTGCCCACGCGCGACAACCTGCACGACTTCTTCAACGGCCTGGTCTGGCAGACCTTCCCGCTCATCAAGCGCGAGCTGAACGCCCTGCAGGCCGCCCAAATCGCGCGCGCGGGCGTCACGCAGGCGCGCGGGCCCGCGCGCGACGCCGCCACCATCTTCGATGAGAACGCCGCGCTGCTGGTGGCGCGCGACGACGAGGCCGGCCGGGCGCTGGTCGACGGTCTGCGCGCCCATGAATGGCACGACACATTATTCTTACGGCGCGACGCTTTCCTGCGCGACGCCCAATGCTGGCTGTTCGGCCACGCGCTGATGGAAAAGCTGGTGGCCCCGCGCAAGGCAATCACGGCGCACGTGCGCGTGCTGTTCGCGCCCGCGGCCTGGTTCGGCCTGGACTGGGACGCCCGCCGCGCCTGGATCGATGCGCAGGTGGCCGCCACGCTGGCGCGGGAAGGCTTGAGCACGGCCGGCTTCACGCCGTTGCAGGTGCTGGGCGTGCCGGGCTGGTGGCCCGGGCAGGATGAAGCGTTTTACCTGGATCAGAGCGTATTCCGGCCGAAGCGGCCGGACAAACACCCAAACCCGAAGGAGGGAGCATGA